One genomic window of Halorubrum hochsteinianum includes the following:
- a CDS encoding PRC-barrel domain-containing protein, translating into MVDILAENLSGKAVMSADGTELGDLYNITMNLESGELNHLLVSPHEQLRPGRVDFDVDEMGRLRVPVANVQAVKDYIVVAR; encoded by the coding sequence ATGGTCGACATCCTCGCGGAGAACCTCTCCGGGAAGGCGGTGATGAGCGCCGACGGCACGGAGCTCGGGGACCTGTACAACATCACGATGAACCTCGAGTCCGGCGAGCTGAACCACCTGCTGGTCAGCCCGCACGAACAGCTCAGGCCCGGACGCGTCGACTTCGACGTCGACGAGATGGGGCGGCTCCGGGTACCGGTTGCGAACGTGCAGGCGGTGAAAGACTACATCGTCGTCGCCCGCTGA
- a CDS encoding NOB1 family endonuclease — MEVLDSSAFIREYTTDDDVVSIPAVHEELTGEVALRFDAMEGSGMTVHVPAPEAVDRVRRAAKGSGDAAELSDTDIRLIATALELHATLVTDDYAMQNVAERLDLPVEAIARDGISEEREWRFQCVGCNRTFDENKERCPICGSDLTRKNPA; from the coding sequence ATGGAAGTCCTCGACTCGTCCGCGTTCATCCGCGAGTACACCACCGACGACGACGTGGTCTCCATCCCGGCGGTCCACGAGGAACTCACCGGCGAGGTGGCGCTCCGCTTCGACGCGATGGAGGGCTCCGGGATGACGGTCCACGTGCCCGCGCCGGAGGCGGTCGACCGGGTCCGCCGCGCCGCGAAGGGTTCGGGCGACGCCGCCGAGCTGTCCGACACCGACATCCGGCTGATCGCGACCGCGCTGGAGCTTCACGCGACGCTCGTCACCGACGACTACGCGATGCAGAACGTCGCCGAACGGCTCGACCTGCCGGTCGAGGCCATCGCCCGCGACGGCATCTCCGAGGAGCGGGAGTGGCGCTTCCAGTGCGTCGGCTGTAACCGGACGTTCGACGAGAACAAGGAGCGCTGCCCGATCTGCGGGAGCGACCTCACGCGCAAGAACCCCGCGTGA